The following coding sequences are from one Sphingobium sp. V4 window:
- the parT gene encoding type II toxin-antitoxin system Prs ADP-ribosylating toxin ParT — protein MTTSFWRIATDTKAYEADDMTGAGAKITGGRWNDVGIALVYAASNRALACLETVVHLNSGGLPLNRFLVEIAVPDDMLAAAEFATGGSLAVGWDAEPAGRVSISFGSAWAQSLRTALMLVPSVIVPEEQNLLINPAHPDAGRITARKVRKWLYDPRMIRKA, from the coding sequence GTGACGACGAGCTTCTGGAGGATCGCCACTGACACCAAGGCCTATGAGGCCGACGACATGACGGGCGCCGGCGCGAAGATCACGGGCGGCCGCTGGAATGACGTCGGCATCGCTCTTGTCTATGCGGCAAGCAACCGGGCGCTCGCCTGCCTTGAAACCGTCGTCCATCTCAATAGCGGAGGGCTGCCGCTCAACCGCTTTCTTGTCGAAATCGCGGTACCCGACGACATGCTGGCTGCGGCGGAGTTCGCCACGGGTGGAAGTCTGGCGGTCGGTTGGGATGCCGAGCCGGCCGGCAGAGTCAGCATTTCGTTCGGGTCGGCATGGGCGCAGTCCCTGCGCACGGCGTTGATGCTCGTCCCCTCGGTCATCGTGCCCGAGGAGCAGAATCTGCTCATCAATCCCGCGCACCCGGACGCAGGACGGATCACGGCTCGCAAGGTGCGTAAATGGCTCTATGACCCCCGGATGATCCGCAAAGCCTGA
- the parS gene encoding type II toxin-antitoxin system Prs ADP-ribosylating antitoxin ParS — protein sequence MSEVEVGRRKPQGKNPPPFAYKALYRASPVDRIGFIKKGVAARDLKRFIVALHVDQKVMFNALNLKTATVNKKAANNQPLSTEDSERVLGLAKLVGQLEDMVEESGDAEGFDAPEWFSTWLRQPLPALAGVNPIDLLDTMEGQALVSRTLAQIQSGTFA from the coding sequence ATGTCCGAAGTCGAGGTTGGCCGCCGCAAGCCGCAGGGAAAAAACCCACCGCCTTTCGCCTATAAGGCGCTCTATCGGGCGTCGCCCGTCGACCGGATCGGATTCATCAAGAAGGGCGTGGCAGCCCGCGATCTGAAGCGCTTCATCGTCGCGCTGCATGTGGACCAGAAAGTGATGTTCAACGCGCTCAACCTCAAGACCGCAACGGTGAACAAGAAGGCGGCGAACAACCAGCCGCTTTCGACCGAAGACAGCGAACGCGTGCTCGGCCTCGCCAAACTGGTCGGCCAGCTTGAAGACATGGTCGAGGAGTCGGGCGATGCCGAGGGGTTCGATGCACCCGAATGGTTCTCGACCTGGCTGCGGCAGCCGCTTCCCGCTCTTGCCGGCGTGAACCCGATCGACTTGCTCGACACGATGGAAGGCCAGGCGCTGGTCTCCCGCACATTGGCGCAAATCCAGAGCGGCACCTTTGCGTGA
- a CDS encoding Atxe2 family lasso peptide isopeptidase translates to MESGPFFTLSPSTGKVAVGVRRASVANDSYCTGITVIDRKGAARLIDAGPGVAFFRFEDFYGTNGFSSGITKLITPRWSADGRMLAYLKLVGGRLQLRLWDAQRGARTIGADPQDIADFQFSADGAMVIYKVRDEAAQLLALKQESRSGFHYDDRYFPFASTRPFPKGRPSYLYKAIRLADGTVRAATQAEVAWLDGPVAPSQPEGAVRPKTVRDANGVDHVAAIRGASEIRCGSETCAQVEGMPWLSVKGAVRYVRREGWARSEMAIYEWTIGSAQPRRLYATSDLLIDCTPIADDVLCGREGSTRPRYLDRISLETGRSSALFDPNPAFDKLSLGRVERLQWKNDRGIECFGDLTYPPDYEQGRPYPLIVVQYESRGFLRGGTGDEYPVQLFAREGYLVLTVQRPRSPLFGLGLSSIERQRRQNEGFDERRSILSAYETKVRQLIDAGIADPERIGITGLSDGSTTVQYAALHSTLFKAAAVSGCCWEPSQTWVLGSSLQANYERLGWPASPDDKPQMWADISLTRNASRVAFPILMQAADGEYLVALEAVRALKAARRPVDLYVFPDEVHIKRHPAHRAGIYRRNLLWFDFWLRGKKPSGPGQDADEVARWADMQRQSQGTAADGGNGGASGH, encoded by the coding sequence ATGGAATCCGGTCCCTTTTTTACCCTGTCGCCCAGCACCGGAAAGGTCGCGGTCGGTGTCCGGCGCGCCAGTGTCGCGAATGACAGCTATTGCACCGGCATCACCGTCATCGATCGCAAGGGGGCTGCGCGCCTGATCGATGCCGGACCAGGCGTCGCCTTCTTCCGGTTCGAGGATTTCTATGGAACGAATGGATTTTCCTCGGGGATCACCAAGCTGATCACCCCGCGCTGGTCCGCTGACGGCAGGATGCTGGCCTATCTCAAGCTTGTCGGCGGCCGGCTGCAGCTTCGCCTGTGGGATGCCCAGCGCGGTGCCCGGACCATAGGCGCCGACCCGCAGGACATTGCGGATTTCCAGTTCAGCGCTGATGGCGCCATGGTCATCTACAAGGTCCGGGATGAAGCCGCGCAGCTCCTGGCCCTCAAACAGGAATCGCGATCGGGGTTCCACTATGACGATCGCTACTTTCCTTTCGCCTCGACCCGGCCCTTCCCCAAGGGTCGGCCATCCTATCTGTACAAGGCCATCCGCCTCGCCGACGGCACTGTCCGGGCCGCCACCCAGGCCGAGGTCGCATGGCTGGACGGACCGGTTGCGCCCAGCCAACCCGAAGGAGCCGTCCGCCCCAAGACCGTTCGGGATGCCAATGGCGTCGACCATGTCGCGGCAATCAGGGGGGCGAGCGAAATTCGCTGCGGGAGCGAGACCTGCGCGCAGGTCGAAGGGATGCCGTGGCTCTCCGTGAAGGGCGCCGTTCGCTACGTGCGGCGCGAAGGCTGGGCGAGAAGCGAGATGGCCATCTATGAATGGACGATCGGCTCGGCCCAGCCGCGCCGGCTCTACGCGACCTCCGACCTGCTCATCGATTGCACGCCGATCGCGGATGACGTGCTGTGCGGTCGCGAGGGTTCGACCCGGCCCCGCTATCTCGATCGCATCAGCCTTGAAACAGGCAGATCCTCCGCGCTGTTCGATCCCAATCCAGCCTTCGACAAGCTGTCGCTCGGCCGCGTCGAGCGGCTCCAATGGAAGAATGACCGAGGCATAGAATGCTTTGGCGACCTCACCTACCCGCCAGATTATGAGCAAGGCCGCCCATATCCGCTGATCGTCGTCCAATATGAGAGCCGGGGTTTCCTGCGCGGCGGGACGGGCGATGAATATCCCGTCCAGCTCTTCGCCCGCGAAGGCTATCTTGTTCTCACCGTCCAACGGCCACGCTCGCCGCTTTTTGGCCTGGGCCTTTCCTCGATCGAACGGCAGCGGCGCCAGAATGAGGGGTTCGACGAGAGGCGAAGCATCCTGTCAGCCTATGAAACCAAGGTCCGGCAGTTGATCGATGCCGGCATCGCCGATCCCGAGCGGATCGGCATTACCGGCCTCAGCGATGGCTCGACGACCGTTCAATATGCCGCGCTTCACAGCACTCTGTTCAAGGCCGCGGCGGTGAGCGGCTGCTGCTGGGAACCCTCCCAGACATGGGTGCTGGGGTCTTCCCTCCAGGCCAATTATGAGCGGCTGGGTTGGCCCGCATCACCGGATGACAAGCCTCAAATGTGGGCGGACATCTCGCTCACGCGCAACGCCTCCCGCGTCGCCTTCCCGATCCTCATGCAAGCGGCGGACGGCGAATATCTCGTCGCCCTCGAAGCCGTCCGTGCGCTCAAAGCCGCCAGACGCCCGGTCGATCTCTATGTGTTTCCCGACGAGGTCCATATCAAGCGCCATCCCGCTCACCGGGCCGGCATTTATCGGCGAAACCTCTTATGGTTCGATTTCTGGCTGAGAGGCAAGAAACCCAGCGGTCCGGGGCAGGATGCCGATGAAGTGGCGCGATGGGCGGACATGCAGCGGCAATCTCAGGGCACCGCAGCCGACGGTGGAAACGGGGGAGCGAGCGGCCACTGA